In a genomic window of Polypterus senegalus isolate Bchr_013 chromosome 13, ASM1683550v1, whole genome shotgun sequence:
- the nudt1 gene encoding 7,8-dihydro-8-oxoguanine triphosphatase, producing the protein MFTNKLLTLVLVVQPGRVLLGMKKRGFGAGRWNGFGGKVQPGETIEQAAKRELFEESSLTCDTLEKIGQIKFEFVGETEIMDVHIFRADTYQGEPAESDEMKPQWFNCDKIPFHQMWPDDIYWFPLMLKKKKFLGYFKFQGHDIILEQKLEEVEHL; encoded by the exons ATGTTCACAAACAAACTGCTGACCTTGGTCTTGGTGGTGCAGCCTGGTCGTGTTCTTCTGGGCATGAAAAAGCGAGGCTTTGGTGCAGGACGCTGGAATGGTTTTGGAGGAAAAGTTCAGCCAGGAGAGACTATTGAACAAGCAGCAAAACG GGAACTCTTTGAGGAAAGCAGCTTGACATGTGACACATTGGAGAAGATTGGACAGATTAAATTTGAATTTGTTGGTGAAACAGAGATAATGGATGTTCACATTTTTAGAGCGGATACTTACCAAGGAGAACCAGCAGAGTCAGACG AGATGAAGCCACAGTGGTTCAACTGTGATAAAATCCCCTTCCATCAGATGTGGCCAGATGACATATATTGGTTTCCTTTaatgctgaaaaaaaagaaatttctcgGCTAttttaaattccaaggacacgaCATCATTCTTGAGCAGAAGTTAGAAGAAGTAGAAcatctttaa